Sequence from the Streptomyces peucetius genome:
CTCCTCGGCGGGGGCGGCGTGCCGGAGGTGCTCGGCATTCTGGCGTCCTTCACCGGCGACCCGGTGTTCCTCGAGACGCCCGACGGACAACTGCTGTACGCCGCCGACCTGCCGGGGGCCGAATCCGCGCCGGCCGACCCGCTCCAGGTGTGGGAGGGCCTGCGCGGGGGCCGTCCCGACGGCCCGCCGGCCAACGCGGTCCTCGTCGACGTGCCCGGCGGCGGCCGCGGGGCGGGCGCCGTCCGCGCCCGGCTGGTGCTGCTGGCCGTCTCCTCCCCGCTGCTGCCCGTGCACCGGATGGCGGCGGAGCGGGCGGCCGGCATCCTCGCCGTGGTCCTCATGCAGGCCCGCCAGGAGGAGGAGCTCGCCGCCCGCGGACGCGGTGACTTCCTCACCGACCTGGCGGAGGGCCGCATCGCCCCGGAGGCCGCGCCCGCCCAGGCCCGTGTCCTCGGCTTCAAGCCCGGCACCGGGCCGCTGCTGCCGGTGGTCATGCGGCTCGCCGCCGAGCTGACGCCGACCGGCAACTGGGCGGTGCTGGCCCGCGCCGTGTCCGAGGAGCTGTCGTCGCTCGGAGTGCCCGTGCTGCTCGGCGTACGGCCGGTGGAGGGCCGTGTGCCGCTCCTCGTCGGCCTGCGGACGGAGGCCGAGCGGGTCGCCGTCGCCGACCGGGTCGCCGGGGCACTGCGCGCGGGTGTGGCGCGGGCGGGGCTCGAACGGGCGGGCGCGCAGCCGCCGGTCGTCGTGATCGCCGCCGCGGGCGGCTGGGCCGCGGCGAGCGCGGCGCTGCGGCACGCGTCGGAGACGGCGACCGCGGCGCAGGGCCTGGACGACCGGCCCTGGTACGACGCGCGCCGCCTCGACATCGACCTGCTGTTGTGGCGGCTGCGCGAGCACCCGGACCTGGCGGCGTTCGTCGACCGCGCGATCGGGCCGCTGCGGGCCCATGACGCGGCGTCACGGCCGCCGCTGCTGCCCACGCTCGAGACGTATCTGGCGCACGCGGGCCGTAAGGCGGAGACCGCGCGGGAGCTGCATCTGAACCGTCAGACGCTGTACAACCGTCTGGCGCGGATCGGGGAGCTGCTGGGCACGGATCTGGAGGACCCGGAGACGGTACTGGCGCTCAGCGTGGCGCTGAGGGCACGCCGCCACACCCGCTGAGCGGGCCTTCCTCCCCCAAGCCCGCCCCTCCCCGCAACCGGGGGCTCCACCCCCGGACCCCCGCGCCTCAATCGCCGGCGAGGCTGACTTGCCGGTCCCGTCGGGGCTCCACCCCCCAAACCCGCGCCTCAATCGCCGGCGAGGCTGGAACTTGCCGGTCCCATCGGGGCTCCACCCCGAACCCCGCGCCTCAAACCCCGGCGAGGCTGGAACATGCCCGTCTTGTCGGTGCTCCGCCCCCAAACCCCGGCCGCAAACGCCAGGTGCTGGACATGCCGGTCCCGCCAGAACTCCGCCCCCCAAACCCGCGCCTCAAACCCCGGCGAGGCTGGAACATGCCGGTCCCACCAGACTCCGCCCCGAACTCCGCGGCTAAAACTCCCTACGGCCTGGCAGCCGTGGCAGGTGCCCCCAGCGGGGCTGGATGTGTTGCCCTGCGGGCTGGCTTGCCGCGCAGCGGCATTTCCAGCCCGGCCGGCGATTGAGGCCACCGCGCGAAGCGCGGTACGCCGCCCGCAGGGCGGCACGCAGCCCGGGGCGAAGCCCCGTACCCGGCCCGGGGCGAAGCCCATACGGTGCCTGGGGCGAAGCCCGTGCCGGACCCGGGGCGAAGGCCCCTACACGGGGCCTGGGGGCGGAGCCCCCAGTCGCCTGTCGGAGGGCGGACCGGGGGCCGGGGCTTGACCCGATGCGCGTCGGGGCAGCGGGAAGGGGCGGGGAGGGGGAACGTTCGCGGTCAGTGACCCGCGGTCAGTTCGTCGTACACGCTCAGGACCTGCGCCACCGTCTCGTCCTCCGTCGGCCACGTCCTCGCCTGCGCCCTGCCCGCCGTCGACAGCCGCTCCCGCCTCGCCGGGTCCGCCAGCAGGCGTGTCACCGACGAGGACAGCGCGACGGAGTCGCCGTACGGCACCAGCTCCGCC
This genomic interval carries:
- a CDS encoding PucR family transcriptional regulator, which gives rise to METQGGITVRRALDLPGLRSGLPEVLAGADRLERTVRWVHAGEVPNIASLLKGGELLLTTGLGLGTRPAEQRAFVHRLAERGIAALVVELGPRFARLPASIVEAARAAGLPLVQLHREVPFVTVTEEVHTEIVNGHYALLQQAEEVYRRCTEALLGGGGVPEVLGILASFTGDPVFLETPDGQLLYAADLPGAESAPADPLQVWEGLRGGRPDGPPANAVLVDVPGGGRGAGAVRARLVLLAVSSPLLPVHRMAAERAAGILAVVLMQARQEEELAARGRGDFLTDLAEGRIAPEAAPAQARVLGFKPGTGPLLPVVMRLAAELTPTGNWAVLARAVSEELSSLGVPVLLGVRPVEGRVPLLVGLRTEAERVAVADRVAGALRAGVARAGLERAGAQPPVVVIAAAGGWAAASAALRHASETATAAQGLDDRPWYDARRLDIDLLLWRLREHPDLAAFVDRAIGPLRAHDAASRPPLLPTLETYLAHAGRKAETARELHLNRQTLYNRLARIGELLGTDLEDPETVLALSVALRARRHTR